One genomic region from bacterium encodes:
- a CDS encoding CotH kinase family protein, with amino-acid sequence MMYRFALMLLLISWPALGLSQGLVINEIMASNQNTIDDEDGNASDYIELYNGGTSPVQLQGYGLSDDSAVRKWQFGAAELAPGRFLLVFASDKNKKGSYWHTNFKISASGESIVLTSPAGAVVDRVDAPAMSADIAWGRISDGATAWAFQTASPGGPNTGRIILPLSGPVTVAPAAGFYAAAVTVILSSGGGKIFYTLDGSDPDSSSAFCTGPVAIAKTSVLKAVSIETGHQPSVTAVHTYFINETTDLPVISLSSDPFNLFDYNYGIYANGPGWTATAPNYGANFWMDWERPAHVEFFEDDKKPAFSENCGIAIYGAYTRSFPQKSISVKFKNDYGVSGIDYPLFPGFWLTNFKSFILRNSGNDFYYTHIRDAMMQTLVKDLDIDYLEYRPAAAFINGEYWGIYNIREKISEHYVANRHGVDPDNIDMLEGNMKVIHGDASHYQQFVNYISTQDMTSDSAYAYVNRTIDLDECLLYYAAEVYYNSQDWPANNLKYWRVHSAAGRWRWILFDLDFGFNLYETTGQSENHLTYLLSGIETRPGSNPPWSTLVPRMLLKHPRIREQFINLIADLLNTNFESTRVVDTINRMASHIANEAVRHRKRWNLSEKTASDHLKRMTTFAQERPGYLRGFVRDYFSCGIDGRITVSSTPGGRIQLNSLTLTPIAQPWSGLYFRKNPVNLTALPDPGFKFDGWSGTVTSTDSAVTLLVGSSTKMTATFSARNTGVEAQTPGQPAKLLLLPNYPNPFNPETTIAFELARSSFVTLKICDLLGREVAVLVSGNLTAGRHAVRCDGSGWAGGVYFCRLEADRQVQTRKLLLVK; translated from the coding sequence ATGATGTACCGATTCGCGTTGATGTTGCTGTTGATCTCGTGGCCTGCCCTCGGGTTGTCCCAGGGCCTGGTGATCAACGAAATCATGGCCTCCAACCAGAACACCATCGACGACGAGGATGGCAACGCCTCGGATTACATCGAACTCTATAACGGCGGCACATCACCGGTACAACTTCAGGGCTATGGCCTCAGCGATGATTCGGCGGTGCGCAAATGGCAGTTCGGCGCTGCCGAACTGGCACCTGGGCGCTTCCTCCTCGTCTTTGCCTCCGACAAGAATAAAAAGGGGAGCTACTGGCATACCAACTTCAAGATCAGCGCCTCAGGGGAGAGCATCGTGCTGACCAGCCCCGCCGGTGCCGTGGTGGACCGGGTTGATGCGCCGGCGATGAGCGCCGACATCGCCTGGGGCCGGATCAGCGACGGCGCGACGGCCTGGGCCTTTCAGACGGCCTCGCCAGGGGGGCCCAACACCGGCCGCATCATTCTCCCCCTTTCCGGCCCGGTCACCGTCGCCCCGGCGGCGGGATTCTATGCCGCGGCGGTGACTGTCATCCTGAGCTCAGGTGGCGGCAAGATCTTTTATACTCTCGATGGCAGCGATCCGGACTCCTCGTCGGCCTTCTGCACCGGGCCAGTCGCCATCGCCAAAACCTCAGTCCTCAAGGCGGTAAGCATCGAAACCGGGCACCAGCCTTCGGTCACCGCTGTTCACACCTATTTCATCAACGAGACCACCGACCTGCCGGTCATCTCCCTCTCGAGCGATCCCTTCAATCTTTTCGACTATAATTATGGAATTTATGCCAACGGCCCCGGATGGACCGCCACCGCCCCCAACTATGGGGCCAATTTCTGGATGGACTGGGAGCGGCCGGCGCATGTTGAGTTCTTTGAGGACGACAAAAAGCCCGCATTTTCCGAGAACTGCGGTATCGCCATCTACGGCGCCTATACCCGCTCCTTTCCCCAGAAATCGATCTCGGTGAAATTCAAAAATGACTATGGGGTTTCCGGAATCGACTATCCCCTCTTCCCGGGTTTTTGGCTGACCAACTTCAAGTCCTTTATCCTGAGAAACTCGGGCAACGATTTTTATTACACCCATATCCGCGACGCCATGATGCAGACCCTGGTGAAGGATCTGGACATCGACTACCTCGAGTATCGTCCGGCCGCTGCCTTTATCAACGGCGAGTACTGGGGTATCTACAACATCCGCGAAAAGATCAGCGAGCATTATGTCGCCAACCGCCATGGCGTCGATCCCGACAACATCGATATGCTCGAAGGCAACATGAAGGTTATCCATGGCGACGCGTCCCACTACCAGCAATTCGTCAACTATATTTCCACGCAGGATATGACCAGCGACAGCGCCTACGCTTATGTCAACCGCACGATCGATCTCGACGAATGTCTGCTCTACTACGCCGCCGAGGTCTATTACAACAGCCAGGACTGGCCCGCCAACAACCTGAAATACTGGCGCGTGCATAGCGCGGCCGGGAGATGGCGCTGGATCCTTTTTGACCTCGATTTCGGCTTTAATCTCTACGAAACCACCGGCCAGTCGGAGAATCACCTGACCTACCTGCTCTCGGGCATCGAGACCAGGCCGGGTTCCAATCCACCCTGGTCGACCCTGGTGCCGCGTATGCTCCTCAAGCATCCGCGGATCCGCGAGCAGTTCATCAATCTCATCGCCGATCTGCTCAATACCAATTTCGAGAGCACCCGGGTCGTGGATACCATCAACCGGATGGCCAGCCATATCGCCAACGAGGCCGTCCGCCACCGCAAGCGCTGGAATCTCAGCGAAAAGACCGCCAGCGACCATCTCAAGCGCATGACCACTTTTGCCCAGGAACGGCCGGGCTATCTGCGCGGCTTCGTTCGCGATTATTTCAGCTGCGGCATCGACGGCCGGATCACGGTCAGTTCCACCCCGGGCGGCCGGATCCAACTCAACTCCCTCACCCTGACGCCGATCGCGCAGCCCTGGAGTGGACTCTATTTCCGCAAAAACCCCGTCAATCTGACCGCCCTCCCCGATCCCGGCTTCAAGTTTGACGGCTGGAGCGGCACAGTCACCTCCACCGATTCGGCGGTTACGCTGCTGGTCGGCAGCTCCACTAAAATGACCGCCACCTTCTCGGCACGGAACACGGGCGTGGAGGCGCAGACGCCAGGGCAGCCAGCGAAACTGCTGCTGCTGCCGAATTATCCCAATCCCTTCAATCCTGAAACGACGATCGCTTTCGAGTTGGCCCGCTCCAGTTTCGTCACCCTGAAAATCTGC